A single Sylvia atricapilla isolate bSylAtr1 chromosome 11, bSylAtr1.pri, whole genome shotgun sequence DNA region contains:
- the IL17RE gene encoding interleukin-17 receptor E, translating to MRRGRPGARRGGERRRSAMGRPVLLTAAAALLLLPSGTGAAVTHLRVSANFECRATADRTLSRPRCRRPSRPGPPLEPPALSLSRARLCLPAQPCQPCLRVRLALPSSELGGVRGLRLTFVELPSNRTGWLKVWQQRRALGSSTWQVQFDCFPAESGRHVHVSLRTIPDRGFALSCSHLVTAEPPGPVFTHAWVPEVRAIEVWVPAGPALKMRLCHQLALECEELPQPFHQQVLVPGGHHISLPYEFLVPCLCIEASYSHHDSPRRKHCPFRDRPDAYGPELWSSVRFHDYSISSKDQMVMVLNASCPLHPRATLCWREAADEAAPCHDIPNSTASEDEQMYILDKVDVHPQLCFRFSYKNSSHVECPHQPETAWNVSVSVWGLQLRLHLTSRIPAAFSAALCQRRGGQCEPEAPLYTVTQPEGSAPGELVLLLPVQILGSCVLVWRSDVHFARKQLLCPDVSHRHFGLLGLVLALGLVVTVLLLNCRGAWRPDDGVPGGRPVLLLYSPDSEEHLGLVCALAERLRAGLGCDVRLDLWEAGGLGQAGALPWLYAQRGHVGRQGGTVLLLWSRGSARLFHRWQVGMADGTPGDAHDIFGAAMACLHGELSAAGRGGRWVLAYFSRLCSPHDVPRPLRPLPTYRLPRQLPGLLGALRGSPPAPRHRRRGRVGGLLHRLLKVGAGEGSTPPQPPGAASGT from the exons atgcggcggggccggcccggggcgaggcggggcggggagcggcggcgctCGGCCATGGGGCGCCCGGTGCTGctcaccgccgccgccgcgctgcTGCTGCTACCGTCTGGGACCGGGGCCGCCGTGACCCACCTCCGGGTCTCCGCCAACTTC GAGTGCCGGGCCACTG CCGACAGGACGCTGAGCCgcccccgctgccgccgccctTCCCGGCCCGGGCCGCCGCTGGAGCCGCCCGCTCTGTCGCTGAGCCGTGCCCGGCTGTGCCTGCCCGcgcagccctgccagccctgcctgcgGGTGCGCCTGGCCCTCCCCTCCTCAG AGCTTGGGGGTGTCCGGGGACTGCGGCTCACCTTCGTGGAGCTGCCCTCCAACCGGACTGGCTGGCTGAAGGTTTGGCAGCAACGCCGGGCGTTGGGCAGCTCAACG TGGCAGGTGCAGTTCGACTGCTTCCCGGCAGAGAGCGGGCGGCACGTCCACGTCTCCCTTCGCACCATCCCAGATCGGGGCTTCGCCCTAAGTTGCAGCCATCTGGTCACCGCTGAGCCACCAG ggcctgTCTTTACCCATGCTTGGGTCCCTGAGGTGCGAGCCATTGAGGTGTGGGTCCCCGCGGGTCCTGCCCTCAAGATGCGGCTGTGCCACCAGCTGGCCCTGGAGTGtgaggagctgccccagcccttccACCAGCAG GTGCTGGTACCGGGAGGCCACCACATTTCACTGCCATATGAGTTCTTGGTGCCCTGCCTGTGCATTGAG gccTCCTACTCCCACCATGACAGCCCACGGAGGAAACACTGCCCCTTCCGTGACCGGCCAGATGCCT ATGGTCCCGAGCTGTGGTCCTCGGTGCGCTTCCATGACTACAGCATCAGCAGCAAGGACCAGATGGTGATGGTGCTAAATGCCAGCTGCCCCCTGCACCCACGGGCCACCCTCTGCTGGAGGGAGGCAGCAGATGAGGCTGCACCCTGTCACGACATCCCAAATTCCACAGCCAGTGAGGATGAGCAG ATGTACATACTGGACAAGGTGGACgtgcacccccagctctgcttccgA TTCTCCTACAAGAACAGCAGCCATGTGGAGTGTCCCCACCAGCCAG AGACTGCCTGGAATGTTTCAGTGAGTGTCTGGGGGCTCCAGCTGCGCCTGCACCTCACCTCCCGCATCCCTGCAGCCTTCAGCGCAGCCCTGTGCCAGCGCCGGGGTGGGCAGTGTGAACCCGAGGCCCCACTCTACACTGTCACACAG CCagagggctctgctccaggggagctggtgctgcttctGCCAGTGCAGATCCTGGGCAGCTGTGTGCTG gtGTGGCGCTCAGATGTGCATTTTGCTCggaagcagctgctctgtcccGATG TCTCCCACAGGCACTTCGGACTGCTGGGGTTGGTGCTGGCGTTGGGACTGGTGGTGACTGTGCTGCTCCTCAACTGCCGTGGTGCCTGGAGGCCAGATGATG GTGTCCCTGGTGGGCGACCCGTGCTGCTGCTGTACTCGCCAGACTCAGAGGAGCACTTGGGGCTGGTGTGTGCCCTGGCCGAGCGGCTGCGCGCAGGGCTGGGCTGCGACGTGCGCCTGGACCTGTGGGAAGCGGGTGGCTTGGGTCAGGCGGGCGCCCTGCCCTGGCTCTATGCCCAGCGGGGCCACGTGGGCCGCCAGGGTGGCACTGTCCTCCTCCTCTGGAGCCGGGGCAGTGCCCGGCTCTTTCATCGGTGGCAGGTCGGGATGGCAGATGGGACGCCCGGGGATGCCCATGACATTTTTGGGGCAGCCATGGCCTGCCTGCATGGAGAGCTGAGTGCGGCGGGCCGTGGTGGCAGGTGGGTCCTGGCATACTTCAGCCGGCTCTGCAGTCCCCATGATGTCCCCCGACCCCTTCGGCCCCTGCCCACCTACCGCCTGCCCCGACAGCTGCCCGGTCTGCTGGGTGCCCTGCGGGGCAGCCCCCCGGCCCCTCGCCATCGCCGTCGAGGCAGAGTGGGGGGCCTCCTACATCGGCTGCTGAAGgtgggggctggggagggcagtACCCCACCCCAGCCCCCCGGGGCAGCTTCTGGCACCTga
- the JAGN1 gene encoding protein jagunal homolog 1 — translation MASRGGPRAAGTDGSDFQHRERVASHYQMSVTLKSEIKKLIYTHVVLWLLLLAQMVVGHLKLLPHDQVAMPYQWEYPYLLSILPSLLGLLSFPRNNISYLVLSMISTGLFSMAPLIYGAMEMFPMAQQLYRHGKAYRFIFGFSAVSVMYLVVVVAAQVHGWQLYYSKKLLDSWFTSTQEKKKK, via the exons ATGGCCTCCCGCGGGGGTCCCCGCGCCGCCGGTACCGATGGCAGCGACTTCCAGCACCGGGAGCGCGTGGCCTCGCATTACCAGATGAG CGTGACCCTCAAGTCGGAGATCAAGAAGCTGATCTACACGCATGTGgtcctctggctgctgcttctggccCAGATGGTCGTGGGGCACCTCAAGCTGCTGCCCCACGACCAGGTGGCCATGCCCTACCAGTGGGAGTATCCCTACTTGCTCAGCatcctgccctccctcctgGGTCTCCTGTCCTTCCCCCGCAACAACATCAGCTACCTGGTACTCTCCATGATCAGCACCGGCCTCTTCTCCATGGCTCCCCTCATCTACGGAGCCATGGAGATGTTCcccatggcacagcagctgtACCGCCACGGCAAAGCTTACCGCTTCATCTTCGGCTTCTCGGCCGTCTCCGTCATGTacctggtggtggtggtggccgCGCAGGTGCATGGCTGGCAACTCTACTACAGCAAGAAGCTGCTGGACTCCTGGTTTACTAGCACgcaggagaagaagaagaaatga
- the RPUSD3 gene encoding mitochondrial mRNA pseudouridine synthase RPUSD3 produces the protein MAGAGGTGAAAARGLARLGPGARGGSGVYMGWRQQLGPKETLRLLEGSVVHREGALLALSKPPGLPILGRPGDLSLDALLPALRRRLGLAAELHVVKAPAREYSGLVLLSSCYHTTKKLQQFFTSARQRGQYPATYRAITVGVPAEMEGEISTGLCWQQQGDRAMVVPVPAPGRRSLARKDVKITLTRYRVLSAVGGCAVLQLQPRTAFPEQLQVHLTLLLCPALGDHEHSSHVGRVLGVPFFLTPKTALTRTQVLDEELLSRLGLSPRQLHHLPLHIHLQELVLPEGPLCAPPPPYFLHTLRCLGLPEH, from the exons atggcgggggccgggggcacCGGCGCTGCCGCTGCGCGCGGGCTGGCCCGCCTGGGCCCGGGAGCGCGCGGCGGGAGTGGTGTATACATGGG gtggaggcagcagctgggcccCAAGGAGACGCTGAGGCTGTTGGAGGGCTCCGTGGTGCACCGCGAAG GAGCCCTGCTGGCGCTGAGCAAGCCCCCGGGCCTCCCCATTCTGG GGCGCCCTGGGGACCTGAGCCTGGATgcgctgctgccagcactgagacGACGCCTGGGCCTTGCAGCTGAGCTCCACGTGGTAAAGGCTCCTGCCAG GGAATATTCTGGCCTTGTCCTCCTGTCCAGCTGCTACCACACCACTAAGAAGCTCCAGCAGTTCTTCACCAGTGCTCGCCAGAGAGGCCAGTACCCTGCCACATATCG TGCCATCACTGTGGGAGTCCCAGCAGAGATGGAGGGTGAGATCtccactgggctgtgctggcagcagcagggggacAGAGCCATG gtgGTGCCGGTGCCAGCCCCAGGACGCCGCAGCCTGGCCAGGAAGGATGTGAAGATCACCCTGACACGCTACCGAGTGCTGAGTGCCGTGGGGGGCTGTGCtgtcctccagctccagcccaggacag CCTtcccagaacagctccaggtgcacctgacactgctgctgtgcccagccctgggtgacCATGAGCACTCCTCTCATGTGGGCAGGGTGCTGGGAGTGCCCTTCTTTCTGACCCCCAAGACTGCCTTGACCCGCACACAG GTACTTGACGAGGAATTGCTGTCCCGGCTGGGGCTTTCTCCACGGCAGCTCCATCACCTCCCACTCCACATCCACCTGCAGGAGTTAGTGCTGCCTGAGGGCCCCCTCTGTGCTCCCCCACCACCCTACTTCCTGCACACTCTGCGCTGTCTGGGGCTTCCTGAGCACTAG
- the TTLL3 gene encoding tubulin monoglycylase TTLL3 has translation MPPACIYCISDSGELSQRNQDWGRLSPLISAQEKKIFMVQGHYPIIRRELRARGWVERKLPAMGRQLEHHRGDQNKQQLEIGPSNGGGGQREALLNPHGGAQPFLGTTDPLHYPWLPAEEEEECDEDPNDIHDLMSYLVRDRLPNFIWTNFLDATDHELLQQDNIVNHYARVDAFTTKEGLCLSLQKLPWIEQADPNTFFPRCYRLGMMDEREAFIEDFRLTAARSLLKLALEEAGDRPVRTQQVPNSANRTARPGSPLYPELVEEALEVCKQHLGVLQHQDIDRRTPSPCRTCIDWKHFLQQYYRVAHEGAALVLTKQQRKECQNLLQHLAEQLPQLDMEGKLNIWILKPGAESQGRGIVCTTRLEEVLQLAWSCTTPSIHVGRWVVQKYVERLLTIFGTKFDIRQWFVVTDWKPLTVWFYRDCYLRFCSRPFSLRHLERARHLCNVSVQKWYKTSPDQDPRVPRDKIWSNKQFQEYLAQLGQADAWHQVLVPGMKAAILSALRSAQDQVQFRKGSFELYGADFLVGEDFQPWLLEINSCPTMSPSSAVTRRLCANVQRDTLCLVLDRKENSTSSIGAFELIYKEAAVPKPLSARVKLMVKGCSLKNPQPAEQQAQEKPHTAAANALHQPVYPGARAIHVFKQAQHQFLTIATWAPKLLVSPGSRSTQVPQRAWPRSPTKVPSASKSSASPGGKSTQVPHRARQQSPTMVPSASKPFVSPGGRTTQLNQPRTTQKLPPLEQLLQSHPSSASSDAPTLPKPRASSSGRGHLPGQPQPAQPRINGCPLDWVPVPPPRETPSNPWLSQGYARSSPAKPLQQPLSAQSTRPPCLEQKHTTAPNGTWDTETPPPGVDCTLPVLAGSTLQDLATAYPKELPLLCRGTHLLPHARFKTIL, from the exons ATGCCACCTGCTTGCATTTATTGCATTTCTGACTCAGGAGAGCTGAGCCAGAGGAACCAGGACTGGGGCAGGCTGAGCCCACTGATTTCTGCACAGGAGAAGAAGATCTTCATGGTACAGGGCCACTACCCCATCATCCGCCGTGAGCTGCGAGCCCGGGGCTGGGTGGAGAGGAAGCTCCCTGCTATGGGCAGACAGCTGGAGCACCATCGTGGTGACCAAaacaagcagcagctggagataGGGCCAAGTAATGGTGGTGGTGGGCAGAGGGAGGCATTGCTGAACCCACATGGTGGGGCACAGCCTTTTCTGGGAACCACAGACCCCCTGCACTACCCATGGCTAcctgctgaggaggaagaggagtgtGATGAGGACCCCAACGACATCCATGACCTCATG TCCTACCTGGTGCGCGACCGGTTGCCAAACTTCATCTGGACCAACTTCCTTGATGCCACTGATcatgagctgctgcagcaggacaacATAGTGAACCACTATGCCCGGGTGGATGCATTCACCACCAAG GAGGGGCTGTGCCTCAGCCTACAAAAGCTGCCGTGGATTGAGCAAGCTGACCCCAACACCTTCTTCCCCCGGTGCTACCGGCTGGGGATGATGGACGAGAGAGAAGCTTTCATTG AGGATTTCCGCCTGACAGCAGCACGCAGCCTGCTCAAACTGGCCCTGGAagaggctggggacaggccAGTGAGGACTCAGCAGGTCCCAAACTCGGCAAACAGAACAG CACGGCCAGGCTCCCCCCTGTACCCCGAGCTGGTGGAGGAAGCCCTGGAGGTCTGTAAGCAGCACCTGGGCGttctgcagcaccaggacaTCGACAGGAGAACCCCGTCCCCCTGCAGGACATGCATCGACTGGAAGCATTTCCTGCAGCAATACTACCGTGTGGCACA TGAGGGGGCAGCGCTGGTGCTGACCAAGCAGCAGCGGAAGGAGTGCCAgaacctgctgcagcacctggcagagcagctgccccagcttGACATGGAAGGCAAGCTCAACATCTGGATCCTCAAGCCTGGTGCTGAATCCCAAGGCAGGG GGATTGTCTGCACGACACGGTtggaggaggtgctgcagctggcatGGAGCTGCACAACACCCTCAATACATGTGGGCAGATGGGTGGTACAGAAGTACGTGGAGCGGCTGCTGACCATTTTCGGCACCAAATTCGACATCCGGCAATGGTTTGTTGTGACTGACTGGAAGCCACTGACTGTCTGGTTCTACCGAGACTGCTACCTGCGTTTCTGCTCCCGGCCCTTCTCCCTGCGTCACCTGGAGCG tgccaggCACCTCTGCAACGTCTCTGTCCAGAAGTGGTACAAGACATCACCAGACCAGGACCCCCGTGTGCCCCGTGACAAGATCTGGTCAAACAAGCAGTTCCAGGAAtacctggcacagctggggcaggcagaTGCTTGGCACCAGGTGCTGGTGCCCGGCATGAAGGCGGCAATCCTGAGTGCTCTGCGCAGTGCCCAGGACCAGGTGCAGTTCCGCAAGGGCAGCTTCGAGCTTTATGGGGCTGACTTTCTTGTCGGGGAGGACTTCCAACCCTGGCTGCTGGAGATCAACTCCTGCCCCACCATGAGCCCCTCCTCAGCAGTGACCCGACGGCTCTGTGCCAACGTCCAGCGGGACACACTGTGCCTTGTGCTCGACCGCAAGGAAAACTCCACCTCTTCCATTGGAGCGTTTGAGCTCATCTACAAGGAG gcagctgtgcccaAGCCTCTGTCAGCCCGTGTGAAGCTAATGGTCAAAGGCTGCTCCCTGAAGAatcctcagccagcagagcagcaagcCCAGGAGAAGCcccacactgctgcagccaATGCTCTCCACCAGCCTGTGTACCCAGGGGCCAGAGCCATCCATGTATTCAAGCAAGCACAGCATCAATTCCTCACCATTGCAACTTGGGCCCCCAAGCTCCTCGTGTCACCAGGGAGCAGAAGCACCCAGGTGCCCCAGAGAGCATGGCCTCGATCTCCTACAAAGGTGCCCAGTGCCTCCAAGTCATCTGCGTCCCCAGGGGGCAAAAGCACTCAGGTGCCCCACAGAGCACGGCAGCAATCTCCTACAATGGTGCCTAGTGCCTCCAAGCCATTCGTGTCCCCAGGGGGTAGAACCACCCAGCTCAACCAGCCCAGAACAACACAGAAGCTGCCTCCCCTGGAGCAATTGCTCCAGAGTCACCCCTCTTCTGCCAGCTCTGATGCTCCAACACTACCAAAGCCTCGGGCCTCCTCTTCTGGGAGAGGTcacctgcctgggcagccccagcctgcacAGCCCCGGATCAATGGCTGTCCCCTGGATTGGGTGCCTGTGCCACCACCCCGGGAAACCCCCAGCAATCCCTGGCTCTCCCAGGGTTATGCACGCTCCTCTCCTGCCAAGCCCCTGCAACAACCTCTGTCTGCACAGAGCACCAGACCCCCGTGCCTGGAACAGAAGCACACAACAGCTCCCAATGGGACTTGGGACACTGAGACACCACCCCCAGGAGTGGACTGCACTCTGCCTGTCCTTGCTGGGTCAACACTGCAGGACCTGGCTACCGCTTATCCTAAAGAGCTCCCACTGCTGTGTCGTGGTACCCACCTCCTCCCCCATGCGCGCTTTAAAACAATTCTATGA
- the ARPC4 gene encoding actin-related protein 2/3 complex subunit 4, translating to MTATLRPYLNAVRATLQAALCLENFSSQVVERHNKPEVEVRSSKELLLQPVIISRNEKEKVLIEGSINSVRVSIAVKQADEIEKILCHKFMRFMMMRAENFFILRRKPVEGYDISFLITNFHTEQMYKHKLVDFVIHFMEEIDKEISEMKLSVNARARIVAEEFLKNF from the exons ATG aCTGCCACGCTGCGCCCGTACCTGAACGCGGTGCGCGCCACGCTGCAGGCCGCGCTGTGCCTGGAGAACTTCTCCTCTCAGGTGGTGGAGCGGCACAACAAGCCTGAGGTGGAAGTCAG gagcagcaaagagctgctgttGCAGCCAGTGATCATCAGTAGGAACGAGAAAGAGAAAGTCCTCATCGAGGGCTCCATTAACTCTGTTCGAGTCAGCATCGCAGTGAAGCAG gcTGATGAGATTGAGAAGATCTTGTGCCACAAATTCATGCGCTTTATGATGATGAGGGCTGAGAACTTCTTTATCTTGCGCAGGAAGCCCGTTGAG GGTTATGACATCAGCTTCTTGATCACGAACTTCCACACGGAGCAGATGTACAAGCACAAGCTGGTGGACTTTGTCATCCACTTCATGGAGGAGATTGACAAAGAAATCAGTGAGATGAAACTCTCTGTCAATGCAAGGGCCCGCATCGTGGCAGAGGAGTTCCTTAAGAAT ttttAG
- the TADA3 gene encoding transcriptional adapter 3 isoform X2 codes for MSELKDCPLQFHDFKSVDHVKVCPRYTAVLARSEDDGIGIEELDTLQLELETLLSSASRRLRVLEAETQILTDWQDKKGDRRFLKLSKDHDVGTSVKHGKPKKQKLEGKGGHGTGPGPGRPKSKNLQPKIQEYEFQDDPIDVPRIPKNDAPNRFWASVEPYCADLTNEEVRVLEELLKPPEDEAEHYKIPPLGKHYSQRWAQEDLLEEQKDGARAAAAADKKKGVLGPLTELDTKDVDALLKKSEAQHEQPEDGCPFGPLTQRLLQALVEENIISPVEDSPIPEITGKDSGADGAGTSPRSQNKPFSVPHTKSLEGRIKEELVAQGLLESEDRPAEDSEDEVLAELRKRQAELKALSAHNRTKKHELLRLAKEELHRQELRQRVRMADNEVMDAFRKIMAARQKKRTPTKKEKDQAWKTLKERESILKLLDG; via the exons ATGAGCGAGCTGAAGGACTGCCCGCTGCAGTTCCATGACTTCAAGTCGGTGGACCACGTGAAAGTGTGCCCCCGGTACACGGCCGTGCTAGCCCGTTCGGAGGACGATGGCATCGGCATCGAGGAGCTGGACacgctgcagctggagctggagacTCTGCTGTCCTCTGCCAGCCGCCGCCTTCGTGTCCTGGAGGCTGAGACACAG ATCCTGACAGACTGGCAGGATAAGAAGGGCGACCGGCGGTTCCTGAAGCTGAGCAAGGACCACGATGTGGGCACATCTGTAAAACATGGGAAGCCCAAGAAGCAGAAGCTGGAGGGCAAAGGGGGCCATGGGACTGGGCCTGGGCCTGGCCGGCCCAAGTCCAAGAACCTGCAGCCCAAGATCCAGGAATATGAGTTCCAGGATGATCCCATTGATGTGCCCCGCATCCCCAAAAATGATGCTCCAAACAG GTTCTGGGCATCGGTGGAGCCGTACTGTGCTGATCTCACCAACGAGGAGGTCAGagtcctggaggagctgctcaaGCCACCAGAGGATGAGGCTGAGCATTACAAG ATCCCACCACTGGGGAAGCATTACTCCCAGCGTTGGGCACAGGAGgacctgctggaggagcagaaggatGGAGCCCGGGccgcagctgctgctgacaagAAGAAAGGTGTTCTGGGGCCGCTGACTGAGCTGGACACTAAAG ATGTTGATGCCCTCCTGAAGAAGTCAGAAGCCCAGCATGAGCAGCCAGAGGATGGGTGTCCCTTTGGTCCCCTGACACAGCGTCTCCTGCAGGCCCTTGTGGAG GAGAACATCATCTCCCCTGTTGAGGACTCCCCCATCCCTGAGATCACTGGCAAGGACTCAGGAGCTGACGGTGCTGGCACATCTCCCCGCAGCCAGAACAAGCCCTTCAG tgtccctcaCACCAAGTCACTGGAGGGGCGGATCAAGGAGGAGCTGGTGGCCCAGGGCCTGCTGGAGTCAGAGGACCGTCCGGCTGAAGACTCGGAGGATGAGGTGTTGGCTGAGTTACGCaagaggcaggcagagctgaaggCGCTCAGCGCACACAACCGCACCAAGAAGCACGAGCTGCTACG gcTGGCCAAGGAGGAACTGCACCGGCAGGAGCTGCGGCAGCGTGTCCGCATGGCTGACAACGAGGTGATGGATGCGTTCCGCAAGATCATGGCTGCCCGGCAGAAGAAACGCACACCCACCAAAAAGGAGAAGGACCAGGCATGGAAGACCCTGAAGGAGCGGGAGAGCATCCTCAAGCTGCTGGATGGGTAG
- the TADA3 gene encoding transcriptional adapter 3 isoform X1, producing MSELKDCPLQFHDFKSVDHVKVCPRYTAVLARSEDDGIGIEELDTLQLELETLLSSASRRLRVLEAETQILTDWQDKKGDRRFLKLSKDHDVGTSVKHGKPKKQKLEGKGGHGTGPGPGRPKSKNLQPKIQEYEFQDDPIDVPRIPKNDAPNRFWASVEPYCADLTNEEVRVLEELLKPPEDEAEHYKIPPLGKHYSQRWAQEDLLEEQKDGARAAAAADKKKGVLGPLTELDTKGAPIPPLPLPRGAGNACAQWSQAQERLRLLCPTAHICVFGVAFSLSCFLPDVDALLKKSEAQHEQPEDGCPFGPLTQRLLQALVEENIISPVEDSPIPEITGKDSGADGAGTSPRSQNKPFSVPHTKSLEGRIKEELVAQGLLESEDRPAEDSEDEVLAELRKRQAELKALSAHNRTKKHELLRLAKEELHRQELRQRVRMADNEVMDAFRKIMAARQKKRTPTKKEKDQAWKTLKERESILKLLDG from the exons ATGAGCGAGCTGAAGGACTGCCCGCTGCAGTTCCATGACTTCAAGTCGGTGGACCACGTGAAAGTGTGCCCCCGGTACACGGCCGTGCTAGCCCGTTCGGAGGACGATGGCATCGGCATCGAGGAGCTGGACacgctgcagctggagctggagacTCTGCTGTCCTCTGCCAGCCGCCGCCTTCGTGTCCTGGAGGCTGAGACACAG ATCCTGACAGACTGGCAGGATAAGAAGGGCGACCGGCGGTTCCTGAAGCTGAGCAAGGACCACGATGTGGGCACATCTGTAAAACATGGGAAGCCCAAGAAGCAGAAGCTGGAGGGCAAAGGGGGCCATGGGACTGGGCCTGGGCCTGGCCGGCCCAAGTCCAAGAACCTGCAGCCCAAGATCCAGGAATATGAGTTCCAGGATGATCCCATTGATGTGCCCCGCATCCCCAAAAATGATGCTCCAAACAG GTTCTGGGCATCGGTGGAGCCGTACTGTGCTGATCTCACCAACGAGGAGGTCAGagtcctggaggagctgctcaaGCCACCAGAGGATGAGGCTGAGCATTACAAG ATCCCACCACTGGGGAAGCATTACTCCCAGCGTTGGGCACAGGAGgacctgctggaggagcagaaggatGGAGCCCGGGccgcagctgctgctgacaagAAGAAAGGTGTTCTGGGGCCGCTGACTGAGCTGGACACTAAAGGTGCCCCAATCCCACCCCTGCCTTtgcccagaggggctgggaatgcTTGTGCCCAGTGGAGCCAAGCGCAAGAAAGGCTGAGGTTGCTCTGCCCCACTGCTCATATCTGTGTCTTTGGggttgctttttctctctcctgcttccTCCCAGATGTTGATGCCCTCCTGAAGAAGTCAGAAGCCCAGCATGAGCAGCCAGAGGATGGGTGTCCCTTTGGTCCCCTGACACAGCGTCTCCTGCAGGCCCTTGTGGAG GAGAACATCATCTCCCCTGTTGAGGACTCCCCCATCCCTGAGATCACTGGCAAGGACTCAGGAGCTGACGGTGCTGGCACATCTCCCCGCAGCCAGAACAAGCCCTTCAG tgtccctcaCACCAAGTCACTGGAGGGGCGGATCAAGGAGGAGCTGGTGGCCCAGGGCCTGCTGGAGTCAGAGGACCGTCCGGCTGAAGACTCGGAGGATGAGGTGTTGGCTGAGTTACGCaagaggcaggcagagctgaaggCGCTCAGCGCACACAACCGCACCAAGAAGCACGAGCTGCTACG gcTGGCCAAGGAGGAACTGCACCGGCAGGAGCTGCGGCAGCGTGTCCGCATGGCTGACAACGAGGTGATGGATGCGTTCCGCAAGATCATGGCTGCCCGGCAGAAGAAACGCACACCCACCAAAAAGGAGAAGGACCAGGCATGGAAGACCCTGAAGGAGCGGGAGAGCATCCTCAAGCTGCTGGATGGGTAG
- the CAMK1 gene encoding calcium/calmodulin-dependent protein kinase type 1, giving the protein MPLGQDGPSWKKRIEDIQRIYDFRDVLGTGAFSEVVLAEEKATRKLVAIKCIAKKALEGKETSIENEIVVLHKIKHPNIVALDDIYESGTHLYLIMQLVSGGELFDRIVEKGFYTERDASALIRQILDAVKYLHDMGIVHRDLKPENLLYYSMDEDSKIMISDFGLSKIEGCGSVMSTACGTPGYVAPEVLAQKPYSKAVDCWSIGVIAYILLCGYPPFYDENDAKLFEQILRAEYEFDSPYWDDISDSAKDFIQHLMEKDPGKRFTCEQALQHPWIAGDTALDKNIHQSVSEQIKKNFAKSKWKQAFNATAVVRHMRKLQLGTSQDIPGQTTPTSPGERLVGGTSNGSECGRSPTSRAQRLPPD; this is encoded by the exons ATGCCGCTAGGGCAGGATGGGCCCAGCTGGAAGAAGAGGATCGAGGATATTCAGCGGATCTATGATTTTCGAGATGTCCTGGGCAC GGGGGCCTTCTCTGAGGTGGTCCTGGCGGAGGAGAAGGCGACGCGGAAGCTCGTGGCCATCAAGTGCATTGCCAAGAAGGCATTGGAGGGAAAGGAGACCAGCATTGAGAACGAGATTGTCGTCCTCCACAA AATCAAGCACCCCAATATTGTGGCCTTGGATGATATCTACGAGAGTGGCACCCACCTCTACCTCATCATGCAGCT ggtcTCAGGAGGAGAGCTCTTTGACCGCATTGTGGAGAAGGGCTTCTACACTGAGCGGGATGCCAGTGCCCTGATCCGGCAGATCCTCGATGCCGTCAAATACCTGCATGACATGGGTATCGTCCACCGTGACCTGAAG CCTGAGAACCTGCTCTATTACAGCATGGATGAGGACTCCAAGATCATGATCAGTGACTTCGGGCTGTCAAAGATTGAGGGCTGTGGCAGTGTCATGTCCACTGCCTGCGGCACCCCTGGCTATGTGG cccctgaggTGCTGGCACAGAAGCCCTACAGCAAAGCAGTGGATTGCTGGTCCATTGGAGTAATCGCCTACATCCT GCTCTGTGGTTACCCCCCTTTCTATGATGAAAACGATGCCAAGCTCTTCGAGCAGATCCTGCGGGCAGAGTACGAGTTTGACTCACCCTACTGGGATGATATTTCGGACTCAG CCAAGGATTTTATCCAGCACCTGATGGAGAAGGACCCTGGCAAGCGATTCACCTGTGAGCaagccctgcagcatccctg GATTGCCGGGGATACAGCCCTGGACAAGAACATCCACCAGTCAGTGAGTGAACAGAtaaagaagaattttgcaaAGAGCAAGTGGAAG CAAGCTTTCAATGCCACGGCGGTGGTGAGACACATgagaaagctgcagctgggaacCAGCCAGGACATCCCTGGGCAGACGACTCCCACCAGCCCCGGCGAACGGTTGGTTGGAGGGACCAGCAATG GGTCAGAGTGTGGGCGCTCACCCACAAGCAGAGCTCAGCGTCTCCCACCAGACTGA